One stretch of Brevinematales bacterium DNA includes these proteins:
- a CDS encoding PAS domain-containing protein: MENFYKSAIEKSPIGYAYHRIIPDDTGKPVDDEFIDVNPPFRKMTGLKYGDIIGKRVTEIIPGIKEESLDWIGYYEGIPLNRGDYLFR, from the coding sequence ATGGAAAATTTCTATAAATCAGCTATTGAAAAATCTCCCATCGGATACGCCTATCATAGAATCATTCCGGACGATACTGGAAAGCCCGTCGATGATGAGTTCATTGACGTGAATCCGCCATTCAGGAAAATGACCGGATTGAAGTACGGGGATATTATCGGTAAAAGGGTGACGGAGATAATTCCCGGCATAAAAGAAGAATCTCTCGATTGGATCGGTTATTATGAAGGAATCCCGCTGAACAGAGGGGATTATTTATTCAGGTGA